One Sesamum indicum cultivar Zhongzhi No. 13 unplaced genomic scaffold, S_indicum_v1.0 scaffold00261, whole genome shotgun sequence genomic window carries:
- the LOC110011436 gene encoding uncharacterized protein LOC110011436: MLRDSLGDLRRKAVFLDEAARHFFYQIAKIHFLKEGDRNTKFFHDMLKRNVARNSIETVTWADGTIITAAENIAQEFVDYYTSFLGTEAHTLPVNDVALNGSLHGFFRSVIQGVECFWFQVFPLPAAVIEKIHRLCRNFLWNSRRAPIAWKKICHPKEEGGLDIRYIQSWNVAFLSRVLWNIHRKADTSWVQWVNGVYLRGVSI; this comes from the exons ATGCTCCGAGACTCTTTGGGAGATCTTAGGAGGAAGGCCGTTTTTCTTGACGAGGCCGCACGACACTTCTTCTATCAGATAGCCAAAATCCACTTTCTTAAAGAGGGGGACCGCAACACCAAGTTCTTCCACGACATGCTGAAGAGGAATGTCGCAAGGAATTCCATTGAGACAGTCACTTGGGCGGACGGGACTATTATCACTGCTGCCGAGAATATTGCCCAAGAGTTCGTCGATTACTACACATCATTCTTGGGCACCGAGGCTCACACCCTCCCTGTCAATGATG TGGCTTTGAATGGCTCCCTTCATGGGTTTTTCCGTTCAGTTATTCAGGGGGTGGAGTGCTTTTGGTTTCAAGTTTTTCCACTTCCAGCGGCGGTCATCGAGAAAATCCACCGACTTTGTAGGAATTTCCTATGGAACTCTAGGAGGGCACCGATCGCTTGGAAGAAAATTTGCCATCCCAAGGAAGAAGGTGGACTCGATATTCGGTACATACAGTCTTGGAATGTAGCTTTCCTTTCCCGTGTATTATGGAACATTCACCGCAAGGCAGACACGTCGTGGGTGCAGTGGGTCAATGGTGTCTACCTTAGAGGTGTATCAATCTGA